The Fusarium oxysporum Fo47 chromosome II, complete sequence genome includes a region encoding these proteins:
- a CDS encoding major facilitator superfamily domain-containing protein — MEKDDNHGKVMNVEDAVSNSTGVLLYDDHGNVRNLPVPSCDPNDPLNFGIWRQRLVLLAVCMYGIAGFGIIQSTPLFFGNLIAEYMKETRGTFHPDRIADLASYPSLCMGLGNFFFVPLSMALGRRFAFILSNTILVASIIWAAKSQSFESHLGARCLQGLTAGISDCLLPIIVLDMSFLYKRSARLIAYWALTAIGSSILLIPIPFIVENAGGDWRLNYWFWLAFAVFAMILIIFCVPETLFNRRAAELSGRIHATDAYGTHRTFASPQAARDAGFDIDNAQSENPTELSYKRQFALFTVQPSPVARFFGAYKDIFLCILVPGTLWVLLFNSMVFGGLVVLSLTYAQRLEMPPWNFSPETVGTVQIGAAIGALFGLGYGELAEPISRYLTKRNGGVREPEHVLPNFILPSIFCFLGMIIYGVVAADPSRYSWVGMHAAFALFYFGFCAISAVTGVWLGELLPHMSGPAIVLTCGGRNAISFGYSHSFNSWISTMGIRDTYILFGGILFALGSFAVPLYFFNGRIRRAMEKVPLIGTY, encoded by the exons ATGGAAAAAGACGATAATCACGGCAAGGTCATGAACGTTGAGGATGCTGTAAGCAACAGTACCGGCGTCCTTCTATACGACGATCATGGAAATGTGCGAAACCTGCCAGTTCCATCATGCGACCCAAACGATCCTCTCAACTTTGGGATCTGGAGACAGCGTCTCGTTCTCCTGGCCGTCTGCATGTATGGCATCGCTGGTTTCGGTATTATCCAGTCTACACCGCTCTTCTTTGGAAACCTCATTGCCGAATATATGAAGGAAACGCGTGGC ACATTCCATCCCGACCGTATTGCAGACCTAGCTAGCTATCCTTCCCTCTGCATGGGCTTGggaaacttcttcttcgttccCTTATCTATGGCACTTGGTCGTCGTTTCGCCTTCATTCTTAGTAATACCATCCTTGTGGCATCTATCATCTGGGCTGCCAAGTCGCAGTCTTTTGAGTCTCACCTTGGAGCTCGTTGTTTGCAGGGGCTCACTGCAGGTATCTCGGACTGTCTG CTGCCAATCATTGTTCTCGACATGTCATTCCTCTATAAGCGAAGCGCACGACTTATCGCATACTGGGCGTTGACCGCCATCGGATCATCTATACTACTGATCCCCATCCCTTTTATCGTCGAGAACGCGGGCGGCGATTGGAGACTCAACTATTGGTTCTGGTTAGCCTTTGCAGTATTTGCCAtgatcctcatcatcttctgcGTCCCCGAGACTCTCTTCAACCGTCGCGCTGCCGAGCTTAGTGGAAGAATCCACGCGACAGATGCGTATGGTACTCACCGAACCTTTGCTTCGCCTCAAGCTGCTCGCGACGCTGGCTTCGACATTGACAATGCTCAGTCCGAAAATCCCACTGAGCTCTCGTATAAGCGTCAGTTTGCGCTTTTCACAGTGCAACCATCGCCTGTTGCCCGGTTCTTTGGCGCGTACAAAGACATCTTTCTTTGTATCCTTGTGCCAGGCACTCTTTGGGTCCTGCTGTTCAACAGTATGGTATTTGGAGGTCTCGTGGTGCTGAGCTTGACCTATGCCCAGCGCCTTGAGATGCCGCCTTGGAACTTCTCTCCAGAAACAGTTGGAACGGTCCAAATCGGAGCAGCTATCGGGGCACTCTTTGGTCTGGGATATGGTGAGCTAGCAGAGCCTATCAGTCGCTACTTGACCAAGAGAAACGGCGGCGTTCGAGAGCCTGAGCATGTTCTTCCCAACTTCATTCTTCCGTCTATTTTCTGCTTTCTGGGTATGATCATCTACGGTGTCGTGGCTGCGGACCCGTCGAGGTATAGCTGGGTAGGCATGCATGCTGCTTTCGCCCTGTTCTACTTTGGCTTCTGCGCTATCTCGGCTGTGACTGGAGTTTGGCTCGGAGAGTTGCTGCCGCACATGTCAGGTCCTGCAATTGTGCTCACTTGTGGAGGAAGAAATGCCATTTCCTTTGGGTACAGTCATTCTTTCAATTCGTGGATCAGCACGATGGGTATTAGAGATACTTATATCCTGTTTGGGGGTATTCTTTTCGCTCTAGGCTCTTTCGCTGTTCCCCTATATTTTTTCAACGGGCGGATCCGTCGGGCCATGGAAAAGGTGCCGCTTATTGGTACTTATTGA
- a CDS encoding major facilitator superfamily domain-containing protein, translated as MSSETAPLLGAPEQPSSSDLSQNAARPANPKRLSAGVARMAVVSKNLTRAHRIWLFTGIFLVGYAYGLESQVRLAYQSYATSSFDLHSYLSTINVLRNVIAVAVQPTAAKVADVFGRFEVIAISTVLYTLGIAIESTAPSVEIFCTGSVIYQTGYTCIVLLLEVLIADFSSMRARVFFSYLPAIPFLINTWISGNITSAVLSTTTWRWGLGMWAIIYPIASLPLLSCLYFLERKTWESESGKESDEIVLVSLKTKKGRADLFHQLDIVGLVLLVLAFSLILAPLTVAGGTASHWRSWYIILPLVLGFCFMIAFITWEQRGARHPLIPFHLLRDRGVWSALAVRSLLNLAWCTQGNYLYTILIVAFDFSIENATRIISFFSFFGVITGVLAGLVIFKIRRLKFIIVGGTLLFMVAFGVLILYPGGASTSSQDGIIAAQILLGVAGGFFAYPTQASIQASATREHVAILTGLYLSFYNVGSALGTCLSGAIWTQTLYKALKHNLDFQPDETLAKRIYNSPFAVMPDYPVGTAIRDAIISSYSSVQRLLCIAGICVCIPMIIFALALRNPRLSEQQVQTEDEENHED; from the coding sequence ATGTCCTCAGAAACAGCGCCGCTTCTCGGCGCTCCTGAACAACCAAGCTCAAGTGACTTATCACAAAATGCCGCGAGGCCTGCTAATCCTAAGAGACTTTCAGCGGGCGTGGCGCGCATGGCTGTTGTCTCCAAAAACCTCACCCGCGCACATCGGATTTGGCTCTTTACGGGTATTTTCCTCGTCGGGTATGCGTATGGTTTAGAGAGTCAGGTTCGTTTGGCGTATCAGTCTTATGCAACGTCGAGTTTTGATCTGCATTCGTATCTTTCCACGATCAATGTCTTGCGCAATGTTATCGCGGTGGCGGTTCAACCTACAGCGGCCAAAGTGGCAGATGTCTTCGGCAGGTTCGAGGTCATTGCCATTTCAACAGTTCTTTATACCCTCGGAATCGCCATCGAGTCAACTGCGCCATCAGTCGAGATCTTCTGCACCGGATCGGTAATTTACCAAACGGGATATACATGCATAGTCCTGCTTTTGGAAGTTCTCATCGCAGACTTCTCATCTATGCGAGCGCGTGTCTTTTTCAGCTATCTCCCAGCAATCCCattcctcatcaacacctGGATCAGCGGAAACATCACTTCTGCGGTATTGAGCACGACGACTTGGAGATGGGGCCTTGGAATGTGGGCTATCATCTACCCCATTGCCTCACTGCCTCTCCTATCATGCCTCTACTTTCTTGAGAGGAAAACCTGGGAGTCTGAAAGCGGAAAGGAGAGCGACGAGATTGTCTTGGTTTctctcaagaccaagaagggcAGGGCAGATCTCTTTCACCAACTCGATATTGTcggccttgtccttcttgtcctcgcCTTCTCGCTCATTCTAGCCCCTTTAACCGTCGCTGGCGGTACCGCTAGCCACTGGCGCAGTTGGTACATCATCCTCCCTCTGGTCCTAGGCTTCTGTTTCATGATCGCTTTCATCACTTGGGAACAACGCGGTGCTCGTCATCCTCTCATCCCATTCCATCTGCTTCGCGATAGAGGCGTCTGGTCGGCCCTGGCAGTTCGAAGTCTTCTTAACCTAGCATGGTGCACGCAAGGAAACTACCTTTACACGATCCTCATTGTCGCCTTTGACTTTTCTATCGAGAACGCAACCCGTATCATTTCATTCTTCTCATTCTTTGGAGTCATCACTGGAGTTCTAGCTGGTCTTGTCATTTTTAAGATCCGTCGACTCAAGTTTATCATTGTTGGAGGCACACTGCTCTTCATGGTCGCATTTGGCGTTTTAATCTTATACCCTGGCGGagcttcgacatcttccCAAGACGGAATCATCGCGGCGCAGATTCTTCTCGGAGTGGCGGGCGGGTTCTTCGCTTATCCGACTCAAGCATCTATCCAAGCCTCGGCAACTCGAGAGCACGTGGCCATTCTCACAGGTCTCTACCTCTCATTCTACAATGTCGGAAGCGCCCTAGGTACATGTCTTTCAGGCGCTATCTGGACTCAAACTCTTTACAAAGCTCTGAAGCATAACCTAGATTTCCAACCCGACGAAACCCTTGCCAAGAGAATTTACAACTCGCCTTTTGCCGTGATGCCAGATTACCCAGTCGGAACGGCCATTCGAGACGCGATTATCAGCAGCTACAGTTCCGTACAGAGACTTCTTTGTATCGCCGGAATTTGCGTTTGTATACCCATGATAATCTTTGCCTTGGCATTAAGAAATCCGAGGCTGTCGGAGCAGCAGGTTCAGACGGAGGATGAGGAAAATCACGAAGATTAA
- a CDS encoding Alpha/Beta hydrolase protein — MSDKDNTTRSQSEAFGPIYIIEPIESHTHTAILLHGRGSNGEEFAQELFEETLLSDQSSLAQKLPNWRWVFPSSRELWSTAFQENMPAWFEAHSLTDTTARQDLQIPGIKQSVSYVKMILEQEIEGLGGDASKVVLGGISQGAAVGMWTLLCLDSIERPLGAFFATNTWLPFASSIGKYLSHEPTSPMDAGTELVAGMLAQSKVSLTQSRERLPSTTVFLGHGTDDAYVDVELGRKARDIIIQAGFTVEWREYQGAEQEGHWFKAPEEVDDLLNFLVTHVEKS; from the coding sequence aTGAGTGACAAAGACAACACGACTAGAAGCCAAAGTGAAGCATTTGGCCCAATCTATATAATTGAGCCAATTGAATCACACACCCATACAGCAATCCTCCTCCACGGTCGAGGAAGCAACGGCGAAGAGTTTGCCCAAGAGCTCTTCGAAGAGACTTTACTATCGGATCAGTCCAGCCTCGCGCAGAAACTACCTAATTGGCGATGGGTGTTTCCTTCTTCCCGTGAGCTGTGGAGTACGGCTTTCCAAGAAAACATGCCTGCGTGGTTCGAGGCCCATTCTTTGACGGATACTACTGCTCGACAAGACCTTCAAATTCCGGGCATCAAGCAGTCGGTCAGTTACGTCAAGATGATTCTAGAACAGGAAATTGAGGGACTTGGTGGAGATGCATCAAAGGTGGTTCTGGGTGGAATTAGTCAGGGTGCAGCAGTAGGAATGTGGACGTTGCTTTGCCTGGACTCCATTGAGAGGCCACTCGGCGCATTCTTCGCTACAAACACTTGGCTTCCCTTTGCTTCCAGTATCGGAAAATATCTATCACATGAACCAACGTCACCTATGGATGCAGGAACTGAGCTTGTCGCTGGGATGTTGGCTCAGTCAAAGGTCTCACTTACGCAATCTCGAGAAAGGCTCCCATCAACGACTGTCTTTCTTGGTCATGGAACCGACGATGCGTATGTTGATGTCGAACTAGGAAGAAAGGCGCGAGACATCATTATTCAGGCTGGTTTTACGGTTGAGTGGAGAGAATATCAGGGAGCAGAACAAGAGGGACATTGGTTCAAAGCaccagaagaagttgacgatcTGCTCAACTTTCTTGTGACGCACGTGGAAAAATCGTGA
- a CDS encoding Alpha/Beta hydrolase protein yields MRFTSLLVAATATFSQCLAASYGSQGEVPAIRTYFMVGGGYVDDGAGGEIFRDQMYVERLVPTKGPYKSTPLVFIHGQAQTGTNFLNKPDGGRGWASQFINQGYEVYIVDQTFRGRSAWAPLAGATKPSTYSAEIIEQRFTAVQEFNLWPQAEKHTQWPGTGKRGDPVFDAFYASNVQFINNATYQQETVQAAGAALLDKIGKPVILLGHSQGGMMPILVADARPKLTKGLILLEPSGPPFRDAVFSTKASRAYGLTDIPLVYSPAVTDPSTDLVQEVQPSRGEDFVECILQAKEPAPRRLVNLAKKPILLLTSEASYHMPYDYCIARYLKQAGCSKTKHIELGEVGIHGNGHMMFMEKNSDQIQALVERWVRST; encoded by the exons ATGCGTTTCACTTCCCTCCTAGTCGCTGCTACCGCGACATTCTCTCAATGTCTCGCTGCGAGCTACGGAAGCCAGGGTGAAGTTCCTGCTATTCGCACGTACTTCATGGTCGGCGGAGGTTATGTAGATGATGGTGCAGGCGGAGAGATCTTCCGCGATCAGATGTACGTGGAGAGACTGGTACCTACCAAGGGACCGTACAAGTCTACGCCTCTCGTATTCATCCACGGACAAGCCCAAACAGGAACC AACTTCCTAAATAAGCCTGACGGAGGCCGTGGTTGGGCAAGCCAGTTCATCAACCAGGGCTACGAAGTTTATATCGTCGATCAGACCTTCCGAGGACGATCGGCATGGGCGCCCCTCGCCGGTGCTACCAAGCCCTCCACATACTCGGCAGAGATCATCGAGCAGCGTTTTACTGCCGTGCAGGAGTTTAATCTCTGGCCCCAGGCTGAGAAGCATACCCAGTGGCCTGGTACCGGCAAGCGAGGAGACCCTGTCTTTGACGCCTTCTATGCTTCCAATGTCCAGttcatcaacaatgccaCCTACCAGCAAGAGACCGTCcaggctgctggtgctgcccttcttgacaagattgGCAAGCCTGTTATCCTCCTTGGACATAGCCAGGGTGGTATGATGCCCATTCTTGTCGCTGATGCCCGCCCCAAGCTCACCAAGGGTTTGATCCTTCTTGAGCCTTCTGGTCCTCCATTCCGAGACGCCGTCTTCAGCACCAAGGCCTCTCGTGCCTACGGTCTGACTGACATCCCCCTCGTCTACAGCCCTGCCGTCACCGACCCCTCCACCGATCTTGTCCAAGAGGTCCAGCCCAGCCGTGGCGAGGACTTCGTCGAGTGCATCCTTCAAGCCAAGGAGCCTGCACCTCGTCGTCTCGTCAACCTTGCCAAGAAGCCTATCCTCCTCCTGACCTCTGAGGCTTCTTATCACATGCCCTACGACTACTGCATTGCTCGCTACCTTAAGCAGGCTGGTTGCTCCAAGACCAAGCacattgagcttggtgaggtTGGCATCCACGGTAACGGACACATGATGTTTATGGAGAAGAACAGTGATCAAATCCAGGCTCTTGTTGAGCGCTGGGTGCGATCAACATAA